One genomic region from Zalophus californianus isolate mZalCal1 chromosome 2, mZalCal1.pri.v2, whole genome shotgun sequence encodes:
- the LOC113925388 gene encoding S-phase kinase-associated protein 1-like: MPSIKLQSSDGEIFEVDVEIAKQSVTIKTMLEDLGVDDEGDDDPVPLPNVNTAIFKKVIQWCTHHKDDPPPPKDDENKEKQTDDIPVWDQEFLKVDQGTLFQLILAANYLDIKGLLDVTCKTVANMIKGKTPEEIRKIFNIKNDFTEEEEAQVCKENQ; encoded by the coding sequence ATGCCTTCAATTAAATTGCAGAGTTCTGATGGAGAGATATTTGAGGTTGATGTTGAAATTGCCAAACAGTCTGTGACTATCAAGACCATGTTGGAAGATTTGGGAGTGGATGATGAAGGAGATGATGACCCAGTTCCTCTACCAAATGTTAACacagcaatatttaaaaaggtCATTCAGTGGTGCACCCACCACAAGGATGACCCCCCTCCTCCCAAGGATGatgagaacaaagaaaagcagaCAGATGATATCCCTGTTTGGGACCAAGAATTCCTGAAAGTTGACCAAGGAACACTTTTTCAACTTATTTTGGCTGCGAACTACTTAGACATCAAAGGTTTGCTTGATGTTACATGCAAGACTGTTGCCAATATGATCAAGGGGAAAACTCCTGAGGAGATCCGCAAGATCTTCAATATCAAAAATGACTTTACTGAAGAAGAGGAAGCCCAGGTATGCAAAGAGAACCAGTGA